Proteins co-encoded in one Nicotiana sylvestris chromosome 7, ASM39365v2, whole genome shotgun sequence genomic window:
- the LOC138873120 gene encoding secreted RxLR effector protein 161-like: MIGSLLYLTASRPDIVYSVGLCDHFQVNPKESHLTAVKRILRYLKSTTNLCLWYPKGSNFNLVGYADDDYAGFLVNRKNTSGMAHFLGSCLVSWATKKQNSVALSTIEAEYVDAASCCAQLLWIKQ; the protein is encoded by the coding sequence atgattggttcacttttgtatcttactgctagcagacctgacattgtctacagtgtagggctttgtgatCATTTTCAAGTAAATCCTAAGGAATcccacttgactgctgtcaagaggatactaagatatttgAAGAGCACTACTAACCTTTgcctttggtaccctaaaggtagtaactttaatctagtaggatatgctgatgaTGACTATGCAGGTTTTCTTGTGAATAGGAAaaacacctcaggtatggctcattttcttggttcatgtctggtatcatgggccactaaaaagcaaaattcagtggccttatccactatTGAGGCTGAGTATGTTGatgctgcctcttgttgtgcccAACTACTGTGGATCAAACAATAA